A single region of the Gephyromycinifex aptenodytis genome encodes:
- a CDS encoding metal ABC transporter substrate-binding protein, whose product MDRRCLPLALTAALALSACGNATSAPDVEEKVSVVASFYPLEYAVARVGGDRVEVTNLTRPGVEAHDAELSAKDVTIVSKADLAVYEKNLQPAVDSAITSQGVQNTLDVAEAADLSLTFSRGLGAHEHDTPSGAAATPEDHGDEDHEDEGHQGHNHESEEGTVDPHFWLDPIRYGQVAQAIAAKLSKIDPSHATAYDENAAAFVQDLQKLDGEFRSGLKTCASRDLVTSHAAFGYLADRYDLNQVSISGLSPQDEPDPGTMAAISDFTKKNGVRTIYTETLANPAVAETLAAETGADHAVLDPIEGLNEAADGGDYLELMRSNLQTLKRGQGCS is encoded by the coding sequence ATGGATCGTCGCTGCCTCCCTCTTGCCCTTACCGCTGCGTTAGCTCTGTCTGCCTGCGGGAACGCCACCTCCGCCCCAGATGTGGAGGAGAAGGTGAGCGTCGTGGCGTCGTTCTACCCGCTGGAGTACGCAGTGGCGCGGGTCGGTGGCGACCGGGTTGAGGTCACGAACCTGACCCGACCAGGCGTCGAAGCCCACGACGCCGAGCTCAGCGCCAAGGACGTGACGATCGTGAGCAAGGCGGATCTGGCGGTCTACGAGAAGAACTTGCAGCCTGCGGTGGACTCGGCGATCACCAGCCAAGGCGTGCAGAACACGCTGGATGTGGCCGAAGCCGCCGACCTATCACTGACCTTCAGCCGCGGGCTCGGCGCGCACGAGCACGACACGCCCTCCGGCGCCGCCGCGACCCCCGAGGATCACGGGGATGAGGACCACGAGGACGAAGGACATCAGGGGCACAACCACGAGAGCGAAGAGGGCACGGTCGACCCGCACTTCTGGCTCGACCCGATCAGGTATGGGCAGGTAGCGCAGGCCATCGCAGCCAAGCTCAGCAAGATCGATCCCTCGCACGCGACCGCCTACGACGAGAACGCCGCCGCCTTCGTCCAAGACCTGCAGAAGCTGGACGGCGAGTTCCGCTCCGGTCTGAAAACCTGCGCGAGTAGAGATCTGGTGACCAGCCACGCCGCATTCGGCTACCTGGCCGACCGCTACGACCTGAACCAGGTCAGCATCTCCGGACTGAGCCCACAGGACGAACCCGACCCCGGCACGATGGCCGCCATCTCGGACTTCACTAAAAAGAACGGGGTCAGAACCATCTATACCGAAACCCTGGCCAACCCGGCCGTCGCAGAGACCCTCGCCGCCGAGACCGGCGCCGATCACGCAGTCCTGGACCCGATCGAGGGCCTGAACGAGGCAGCCGACGGCGGCGACTACCTTGAGCTGATGCGCTCCAATCTGCAGACATTGAAGCGGGGCCAGGGTTGTTCATGA
- a CDS encoding metal ABC transporter ATP-binding protein — protein MISTRSAAFGYADRPVVKGIDLRVEAGERVALLGPNGSGKSTLVKGLLGLNDHLGGQVELFGTPLAQFRKRYLLGYVPQRHTLSASVAATVSEVVATGRLPHRRVLAAASAQDRKIIAASLDLVGLTTRARDEVSTLSGGQQRRVLIARALAAQPQMLIMDEPTAGVDAASQAGLAGVLQRLVHEGVSLLIVTHELAPLHGLFTRVVTMDSGRICADEAAESPRKDHP, from the coding sequence GTGATCTCCACACGGTCGGCGGCCTTCGGGTACGCCGACCGCCCCGTCGTGAAGGGGATCGATCTGCGGGTCGAAGCCGGGGAACGCGTTGCGTTGCTCGGCCCGAACGGAAGCGGAAAATCGACCCTGGTCAAGGGCCTGCTCGGGCTGAACGACCACCTCGGCGGGCAGGTGGAGTTGTTCGGCACTCCCCTGGCCCAGTTCCGAAAGCGCTATCTGCTCGGCTACGTCCCGCAGCGACACACCTTGTCGGCCTCGGTGGCAGCAACGGTCAGCGAGGTCGTGGCTACGGGCCGGTTGCCGCACCGCCGGGTGCTCGCCGCCGCCTCGGCCCAAGATCGAAAGATCATCGCTGCCAGCTTGGACCTTGTGGGTTTGACCACCCGAGCCCGCGATGAGGTGAGCACCTTGTCCGGGGGGCAGCAGCGGCGCGTCCTCATCGCGCGAGCGCTGGCTGCGCAGCCGCAGATGCTCATCATGGACGAACCGACCGCCGGCGTGGATGCAGCCAGCCAGGCCGGGCTGGCAGGGGTGTTACAACGACTCGTGCACGAAGGTGTGTCCCTGCTCATCGTCACCCACGAGCTGGCGCCGTTGCACGGCTTGTTCACCCGCGTCGTCACCATGGACAGCGGCCGGATCTGCGCTGATGAGGCTGCCGAAAGCCCCCGAAAGGACCACCCCTGA
- a CDS encoding DUF58 domain-containing protein, which produces MSTTTRTRPHLSGRGRGLVAAGLTLTGAGLVLGFADLARVGLLALLLPLLSTALVVLFRPQVDVELIQHQAALETGVSGAVSVQVRCRTRACPDLQLQVPASAGLDVTAPGRSPHSGPLSLWLPKLGRGQLTRVGMEIRAQRRGRHRIGPLRLVLGDPFALVTVSLLSASDYEVIARAPIHPLEHDRPGAVSIEGDGNPIFAVGSPGLPDIAIRSYRIGDDLRRVHWPVTAHRGQLMVRQDSHPRSNHSALLVGPCLQAGADGRCHSLDWAVEAMGSVAVHLDAVGHELTLVADAGRDSSVVTSHHPLAQILDELAVLEPQPSKSSQAEASSATRGRRTSSGIPDRFAAQARTAIGGSTCVVLACSSNDQAAAGSLLALLPPGRTGLVFVLDQEAFTGSGPSAAAEEITQLARCAGWSSVHITPEMSVAQAWWRLQAREPARRP; this is translated from the coding sequence GTGAGCACCACGACGCGGACTCGGCCCCACTTGAGCGGGCGCGGCCGGGGCCTGGTGGCCGCAGGCCTCACCCTCACCGGAGCAGGCCTGGTGCTGGGCTTTGCCGACCTGGCCCGCGTCGGCCTGCTGGCACTGCTACTGCCGTTGCTGTCCACTGCCCTCGTCGTGCTTTTTAGACCTCAGGTAGACGTTGAGCTTATCCAGCATCAAGCTGCCCTTGAGACTGGCGTCTCTGGTGCGGTGTCGGTGCAGGTGAGATGCCGCACTCGCGCCTGCCCTGACCTGCAACTACAGGTGCCGGCCTCGGCCGGTCTGGACGTGACCGCGCCGGGCCGTTCCCCCCACTCAGGCCCGCTGAGCCTGTGGTTGCCGAAACTGGGCAGAGGCCAGCTCACCCGCGTGGGTATGGAGATACGGGCCCAGCGCCGCGGTAGGCATCGGATCGGGCCGCTACGGCTCGTACTGGGCGATCCCTTCGCCCTGGTCACAGTGAGCTTGCTGTCAGCCAGTGACTACGAGGTCATCGCACGAGCGCCGATCCACCCGCTTGAGCACGACAGGCCGGGGGCGGTGTCCATCGAAGGCGATGGCAACCCGATCTTCGCCGTTGGCAGCCCTGGCCTGCCCGACATCGCCATCAGGAGTTATCGGATCGGCGATGATCTGCGTCGGGTGCACTGGCCGGTGACGGCTCATCGAGGCCAACTCATGGTGCGCCAAGACAGCCACCCCCGCAGCAACCACAGCGCACTCCTGGTGGGTCCTTGCCTGCAGGCGGGAGCCGACGGCCGCTGTCACAGTCTGGACTGGGCCGTCGAGGCGATGGGGTCGGTGGCAGTTCACCTTGACGCAGTCGGACATGAGCTCACCTTGGTGGCCGACGCCGGCCGGGATTCCAGCGTTGTCACGAGCCACCACCCCCTGGCGCAGATCCTGGACGAACTTGCCGTCTTGGAGCCGCAACCTTCGAAGTCCTCCCAAGCCGAGGCCTCATCAGCGACCCGAGGGCGCCGGACGAGCTCTGGAATTCCCGATCGTTTCGCTGCGCAGGCCCGGACCGCTATCGGTGGCTCGACCTGCGTGGTCCTGGCCTGTTCGAGCAACGACCAGGCTGCCGCCGGCTCGTTGCTCGCACTGTTGCCGCCAGGGCGCACCGGCCTGGTCTTCGTGCTGGACCAGGAAGCCTTCACCGGGTCAGGCCCGAGTGCGGCTGCTGAGGAAATCACCCAGCTCGCCCGATGCGCCGGCTGGTCCTCGGTGCACATCACCCCCGAGATGAGCGTCGCGCAGGCCTGGTGGCGGCTGCAAGCACGAGAACCGGCGCGGCGCCCATGA
- a CDS encoding iron chelate uptake ABC transporter family permease subunit, with the protein MFELLTYDFMQRALLAALLVGLSAPMVGIFLVQRRLSLIGDGMGHVAFAGVAVGAITGQEPVLTALIAAVGSAVAIELIRAKGRTGGDTALAIMFYGGIAIGVVLMSRAPGAANSLPAYLFGAITTTTTSDVWVFAVLAIAVVATTLILRPRLFAVANDPEYAQAAGLPVLALNLVLAILTAVTVVVAMRVVGLLLISALMIVPNAASQLIARSFAAALWLAVVIGVLCSVGGVVASFYLDTPSGGTIVVLAVIVFAALAVFDSLRRLVQGRSHVYAELHDHEHGDNCGHPALQHQDHIDYLHDGHLHAPHGDHYDEHHSHRHPASHPIQQLPQEPERAP; encoded by the coding sequence ATGTTCGAGCTGCTGACGTACGACTTCATGCAGCGGGCGCTGCTGGCGGCGCTGCTGGTCGGACTGTCGGCGCCGATGGTGGGGATCTTCCTCGTGCAGCGTCGGCTGTCGCTCATCGGTGACGGCATGGGTCACGTCGCCTTCGCCGGGGTCGCCGTCGGCGCCATCACCGGTCAGGAGCCGGTACTGACCGCGCTCATCGCAGCGGTGGGTTCAGCGGTGGCCATCGAGCTCATCCGAGCCAAGGGCCGCACCGGAGGCGACACTGCCCTGGCGATCATGTTCTACGGCGGAATCGCCATCGGTGTCGTGCTGATGTCGCGAGCGCCGGGCGCAGCGAACAGTCTGCCTGCGTACCTGTTCGGAGCCATCACCACCACGACGACCTCGGACGTCTGGGTCTTCGCGGTTCTGGCGATCGCTGTCGTGGCGACCACGCTGATCTTGCGACCGCGGCTCTTCGCCGTCGCGAATGATCCTGAATACGCCCAGGCGGCGGGCCTGCCGGTGCTGGCGTTGAACCTTGTGCTGGCGATCTTGACGGCAGTCACCGTTGTCGTGGCGATGCGCGTCGTCGGGCTGCTGCTCATCAGTGCATTGATGATCGTGCCCAACGCCGCAAGCCAGTTGATCGCCCGCAGCTTTGCCGCGGCACTGTGGTTGGCCGTGGTGATCGGGGTGCTCTGCAGCGTGGGCGGGGTTGTTGCCTCGTTCTACCTCGACACTCCCTCAGGCGGCACCATCGTCGTCCTGGCAGTGATCGTGTTCGCGGCGCTGGCCGTATTCGATTCGCTGCGGCGCCTCGTGCAGGGACGCAGTCACGTGTATGCGGAGTTGCACGATCACGAGCACGGCGACAATTGCGGTCACCCCGCGCTCCAGCACCAGGACCACATCGATTACCTGCACGACGGCCATCTGCATGCGCCGCACGGTGACCACTACGACGAGCATCACTCTCACCGCCATCCGGCCAGCCACCCGATACAGCAGCTTCCCCAGGAGCCCGAACGTGCGCCGTAG
- a CDS encoding Fur family transcriptional regulator, translated as MVETERRTTRQRRAVEAILGECEDFLSAQELHMRLRQQGDTIGLATVYRTLGTMAQDERVDMLRSEDGEARYRLCETDDHHHHLVCRECGHTVEIEGPAVESWADEVATEHGFTDVTHTLEVFGLCSGCA; from the coding sequence ATGGTGGAGACCGAGCGCAGGACAACTCGGCAACGTCGGGCGGTGGAGGCGATCCTGGGCGAGTGCGAGGACTTTCTCTCCGCCCAGGAGTTGCACATGCGGCTGCGTCAGCAGGGCGACACCATCGGTTTGGCAACGGTGTACCGGACGTTGGGCACGATGGCTCAGGACGAACGGGTCGACATGCTCCGTTCCGAGGACGGCGAGGCCCGTTACCGGTTATGCGAGACCGATGATCATCACCATCACCTCGTCTGCCGCGAATGCGGACATACCGTGGAGATCGAGGGCCCGGCGGTGGAATCGTGGGCGGACGAGGTGGCCACAGAGCACGGTTTCACCGATGTGACGCACACCCTGGAAGTCTTCGGCCTCTGTTCCGGATGCGCCTGA
- a CDS encoding metal ABC transporter ATP-binding protein: MNAAIHARDVVVRYGEIVALDGVSLDVEAGKVTGLIGMNGSGKSTLFKAIMGMVRPDNGTVLLNGGDPGAARTSGIVGYVPQSEDVDWAFPISVRDVVMMGRYGRMGLTRRPRAIDQAAVDAALERVELTDFADRQIGQLSGGQKKRAFVARGIAQGAHIMLLDEPFAGVDKRSEATIIRLLRELADDGCAILVSTHDLHALPNLADEAVLLLRRVLFHGPVDEALRPENLALTFGLDVLAEGSAA; this comes from the coding sequence ATGAACGCAGCCATCCACGCCCGCGACGTCGTCGTTCGTTACGGGGAGATCGTCGCTCTCGACGGGGTCAGCCTTGACGTCGAAGCAGGCAAGGTCACCGGCTTGATCGGAATGAACGGCTCTGGCAAGTCCACATTGTTCAAAGCCATCATGGGCATGGTCCGTCCTGACAACGGCACCGTACTGCTCAACGGCGGCGACCCGGGCGCTGCCCGCACCAGCGGCATCGTCGGCTACGTGCCCCAGAGCGAAGACGTCGACTGGGCGTTTCCGATCAGCGTGCGCGATGTCGTCATGATGGGTCGCTACGGGCGCATGGGCTTGACCCGACGCCCCCGGGCGATCGACCAGGCGGCTGTTGATGCAGCCCTGGAACGGGTCGAGCTCACCGACTTCGCCGACCGGCAGATCGGTCAGCTCTCCGGCGGGCAGAAGAAGCGCGCCTTCGTGGCTCGAGGAATCGCCCAAGGAGCGCACATCATGCTCCTGGACGAACCCTTCGCCGGGGTCGACAAGCGCAGCGAGGCCACGATCATCCGTCTGTTGCGCGAACTCGCCGACGACGGCTGCGCCATTCTGGTCTCGACGCACGATCTGCACGCGCTGCCGAACCTTGCCGACGAGGCAGTCCTGCTGCTGCGCCGCGTCCTGTTCCACGGCCCCGTCGACGAGGCGCTGCGCCCGGAGAACCTCGCACTCACCTTCGGCCTGGATGTGCTCGCAGAAGGTAGCGCCGCATGA
- a CDS encoding metal ABC transporter permease: protein MSPIDFILEPLHYDFMVRALATTTLAAVVCALLSCWLVLIGWSLMGDAVSHAVLPGVVIAYILGIPFAIGALIFGFLAVALIGLIRGTSRVKEDAAIGIVFTTLFALGLVLISVTPSQTDLNHIIFGNILGVSTSDIIQIAGLAIVALVILLLKRRDLTLFAFDPTHAHAIGLSPRFLGALLLTLLALTAVVALQVVGVILVVAMLIIPGATAYLLTDQFGRMLVIAPVMSAASSILGIYLSYWIDAASGGLVVVVQGIVFTLVYLLSPRHGLLGQRLSARRHRNAGVGTEAVGVAAGV, encoded by the coding sequence ATGAGCCCGATCGATTTCATCCTCGAACCCCTGCACTACGACTTCATGGTGCGAGCGCTGGCTACGACCACTCTGGCGGCCGTCGTCTGCGCGCTGCTGTCGTGTTGGCTCGTGCTCATCGGTTGGTCACTGATGGGGGACGCCGTCTCCCACGCGGTGCTGCCCGGCGTCGTGATCGCCTACATCCTCGGGATCCCGTTCGCGATCGGTGCCCTGATCTTCGGCTTCCTCGCGGTCGCCCTCATCGGTCTGATTCGCGGGACTAGCCGTGTCAAGGAAGACGCGGCCATCGGGATCGTGTTCACCACGCTGTTCGCACTCGGCCTGGTGCTCATCTCCGTTACGCCGAGCCAGACCGACCTCAACCACATCATCTTCGGCAATATCCTTGGTGTGTCGACCTCCGACATCATCCAGATCGCGGGGTTGGCGATCGTCGCCCTGGTGATTCTGCTGCTCAAGCGCCGGGATCTGACGCTCTTCGCCTTCGATCCGACGCACGCCCACGCCATCGGGCTTTCGCCGCGTTTCCTCGGGGCGCTGCTGTTGACCCTGCTGGCACTGACCGCCGTGGTCGCCCTCCAGGTCGTCGGCGTCATCCTCGTCGTGGCGATGCTCATCATCCCGGGTGCAACCGCCTACCTGCTCACCGATCAGTTCGGGCGGATGCTCGTCATCGCCCCGGTGATGTCGGCGGCCTCCTCGATCCTGGGCATCTACCTCAGCTACTGGATCGACGCTGCCTCCGGTGGCCTCGTGGTCGTCGTCCAAGGGATCGTCTTCACCCTGGTGTACCTACTCAGCCCACGTCATGGACTCCTCGGGCAGCGACTGAGCGCACGCCGCCACCGCAACGCCGGTGTCGGGACCGAAGCGGTCGGCGTCGCCGCCGGCGTCTGA
- a CDS encoding transglutaminaseTgpA domain-containing protein: protein MTARREGHLVASSLVALGVYCSARPVGDLFSATPWRSPLVVALLVVVLLGSLTRKLGAARFAPLSTAVGLAALLLWNRDGMALSALPSVWSGHVLDAVTVIRESPVPAPATPGVAFTLTAAFAFLGWLADLITVTWRRPALGGLVMVIPFLIAVANSNGPLAWPYAASVGACWVAVLAISTPGRQLTSAWLAPAAVVIGIGALAGAIILGAALPRLPVRYVADGLGRGGTGQVGFSPSPAFLSDLTNDDRTPVLRFRTDDPDPPPLRVALSSSFQDGAWVPRAVGVPFSATPALSYPFGLDPETDITRRSITVTETRLQAPYIAAPAPVIAGSVVGSRWAADQRSTDLRVERQPDSYTFTYAEIDPRGHDNTDPLTDAEIRPLGNDAWLGALAPGPYSDADFEAVFRASDEATAEVAGQGPYARATAIQNWLRDPQRFRYSLTLPNPPTGTQNATELFEWFMRERTGYCVQFTTAMVLMARAQGIPARVATGFLPGRPVGNEREVVAADAHAWPELYFSDLGWIRFEPTPAARTGAAPQHTAATPNSPRPSVSTPDDTPSTSAKATRPPQDREGESARTDASQQPAPTSTRALWLATLLVGVALVVALSLLPARAWWIRRRRLQQARNGGDAALCEAYWQNLLERMQDLHRAPPAHLSPRAAQSWIRHIGPLSPKAHEALLTLSAAVETGRYAPAAEPLDEAEAAAGVRLVVSEARQLASRKTRIMAALAPGVALRR from the coding sequence ATGACTGCGCGACGCGAGGGCCACCTCGTCGCATCCAGCCTGGTCGCGCTCGGCGTGTACTGCTCGGCCCGCCCCGTGGGGGATCTGTTCTCGGCCACCCCGTGGCGTTCACCGCTGGTCGTGGCGCTGCTGGTAGTGGTTCTCCTCGGATCGTTGACCCGCAAGCTGGGGGCGGCCCGCTTCGCGCCGCTGAGCACTGCGGTGGGCCTGGCGGCTCTGCTGCTGTGGAACCGGGACGGGATGGCGCTGAGCGCGTTGCCCAGCGTATGGAGCGGGCATGTACTCGACGCCGTCACGGTGATCCGCGAGAGTCCTGTGCCCGCGCCGGCAACACCCGGGGTCGCCTTCACGTTGACAGCAGCGTTCGCCTTCCTGGGTTGGCTGGCTGATCTGATCACCGTGACCTGGCGCCGCCCGGCCCTTGGCGGTCTGGTCATGGTCATCCCCTTTCTCATCGCCGTCGCCAACAGCAACGGTCCGCTGGCCTGGCCGTATGCGGCGTCAGTCGGTGCGTGCTGGGTCGCTGTTTTGGCCATCTCCACCCCCGGGCGACAGCTGACCTCGGCATGGTTGGCGCCCGCAGCAGTGGTCATCGGCATCGGCGCTCTGGCCGGGGCGATCATCCTGGGTGCGGCGCTGCCTCGGCTACCTGTTCGCTATGTAGCGGACGGACTGGGGCGAGGCGGCACCGGCCAGGTCGGGTTCTCGCCCAGCCCCGCGTTCCTGAGCGACCTGACCAACGACGATCGCACGCCGGTGCTGCGCTTTCGTACCGATGACCCGGACCCGCCACCGCTGCGAGTAGCGCTCTCCTCCTCCTTCCAGGATGGCGCTTGGGTGCCCCGGGCGGTGGGGGTTCCGTTTTCGGCCACTCCCGCCCTGTCTTACCCGTTCGGACTGGATCCCGAGACCGACATCACGAGACGTTCCATCACCGTCACCGAGACCAGACTGCAGGCCCCGTACATTGCCGCGCCGGCTCCGGTGATCGCCGGTAGCGTCGTCGGTTCCCGTTGGGCTGCAGACCAAAGATCTACCGACCTGAGAGTCGAGCGTCAACCGGACAGCTACACCTTCACCTACGCCGAGATCGACCCCCGAGGCCACGACAACACTGACCCGTTGACCGACGCCGAGATTCGCCCACTGGGGAATGACGCGTGGCTGGGCGCGCTGGCGCCTGGGCCGTACTCCGACGCCGATTTCGAGGCTGTCTTCCGAGCCTCAGATGAGGCGACCGCCGAGGTTGCCGGTCAGGGGCCCTATGCACGCGCCACGGCCATCCAGAATTGGCTGCGAGATCCGCAGCGTTTCCGCTACTCCCTCACCCTGCCCAACCCACCCACGGGCACGCAGAACGCCACCGAACTCTTCGAATGGTTCATGCGCGAACGCACGGGCTACTGCGTGCAGTTCACGACGGCGATGGTGCTCATGGCGCGAGCCCAGGGAATCCCGGCCCGGGTCGCCACGGGCTTCCTGCCCGGACGTCCGGTGGGCAACGAGCGCGAAGTCGTCGCCGCCGATGCCCACGCCTGGCCCGAGTTGTACTTCTCCGACCTGGGATGGATTCGCTTCGAGCCCACCCCTGCTGCCCGAACCGGAGCGGCGCCGCAACATACCGCGGCGACGCCGAACAGCCCGCGACCCTCGGTCAGCACCCCTGATGACACACCGAGCACGAGCGCGAAAGCAACCCGGCCCCCGCAAGACCGCGAGGGCGAATCGGCGCGGACGGACGCTTCCCAGCAACCGGCGCCGACCAGCACGCGCGCCCTCTGGCTGGCTACCCTGCTCGTCGGCGTCGCGCTAGTGGTGGCGCTCTCTTTGCTGCCGGCACGCGCCTGGTGGATCCGGCGGCGGCGGCTGCAGCAGGCCCGCAATGGGGGCGATGCCGCGCTCTGCGAGGCCTACTGGCAGAACCTGCTCGAGCGGATGCAGGATCTCCACCGCGCTCCCCCGGCTCACCTGTCGCCGCGGGCTGCACAATCGTGGATCCGACACATCGGCCCGCTCTCGCCAAAGGCCCACGAAGCGCTCCTAACCCTCAGCGCGGCGGTGGAAACAGGCCGATATGCGCCGGCCGCAGAGCCCCTGGACGAGGCCGAAGCAGCGGCCGGGGTCCGACTGGTCGTCTCCGAGGCCAGACAGCTCGCCTCTCGGAAAACCCGGATCATGGCGGCCTTGGCGCCCGGCGTAGCGTTACGCCGCTGA
- the mraZ gene encoding division/cell wall cluster transcriptional repressor MraZ yields MFLGTHTPRLDEKGRLILPAKFREKLAGGLVVTRGQERCLYVFPMDEFVRVAEDLRAAPVTSKAVRDYLRVFLSGAFDEIPDKQGRVTIPPALREYAGLGRDCTVIGAGSRVEVWDSSAWNAYLESTEQAFADQAEEVIPGLL; encoded by the coding sequence ATGTTTCTCGGCACCCACACCCCGCGTTTGGACGAGAAGGGCCGGCTGATCCTGCCCGCGAAGTTTCGCGAGAAGCTCGCCGGCGGCCTGGTCGTCACCCGCGGCCAAGAGCGATGCCTGTACGTCTTCCCGATGGATGAGTTCGTTCGGGTCGCTGAGGATCTGCGCGCCGCCCCGGTGACGAGCAAAGCTGTGCGCGACTACCTACGGGTGTTTCTCTCCGGGGCCTTCGATGAGATCCCGGACAAGCAAGGCCGGGTCACCATTCCGCCCGCGCTGCGCGAGTACGCCGGGCTCGGGCGGGACTGCACCGTCATCGGTGCCGGATCCCGGGTCGAAGTCTGGGACAGCTCGGCATGGAACGCCTACCTGGAAAGCACCGAGCAAGCCTTCGCCGACCAGGCGGAGGAGGTGATCCCGGGCCTGTTGTAA
- a CDS encoding AAA family ATPase, translating to MEDSDLQHAHDLAAALTRATASVIEGKNEVIEVAVTVLLAGGHLLLEDVPGVGKTTLAKALAQALGIPMRRIQFTPDLLPSDVTGVNVFDPATGAFRFRPGAIFAHIVVCDEINRASPKAQSAVLESMEEAQVSVDGETYPLPNPFLVVATQNPLEMEGTYPLPEAQRDRFMARLAIGYPSAEAEAALLEQHSGTSPLARLDPVATVQDVQRAATTVQGVYAAPALRHYIVNIVRATRTHPELRLGASPRAGLHLLRAARAAAVMSGRAHVLPDDVQQLAVAVLEHRVLLAAQGRLSGRSPAEVIAQVLGSTPVPALRSTAG from the coding sequence GTGGAGGATTCAGACCTACAGCACGCCCACGACCTGGCCGCAGCCCTGACCCGCGCCACCGCCAGCGTGATCGAGGGCAAGAACGAAGTCATCGAGGTGGCGGTCACGGTCCTGCTCGCCGGAGGGCACCTACTACTGGAGGACGTCCCCGGCGTCGGCAAGACCACGCTGGCCAAAGCGCTGGCACAAGCCCTCGGCATCCCGATGCGGCGCATCCAGTTCACTCCCGACCTGCTCCCCAGCGACGTCACCGGCGTCAACGTCTTCGATCCGGCGACCGGGGCTTTCCGCTTCCGACCCGGTGCGATCTTCGCCCACATCGTCGTCTGCGACGAGATCAACCGCGCCTCCCCCAAGGCACAGTCCGCCGTGCTGGAGTCCATGGAGGAAGCCCAGGTGAGCGTTGACGGGGAGACCTACCCGTTGCCGAACCCATTCCTGGTGGTCGCCACCCAGAACCCCCTGGAGATGGAAGGCACCTACCCGCTACCCGAAGCCCAGCGCGACCGGTTCATGGCGCGCCTGGCGATCGGCTACCCCAGCGCCGAGGCCGAGGCCGCGCTCTTAGAGCAGCACAGCGGGACCTCTCCCCTGGCGCGGCTGGATCCCGTGGCCACTGTGCAGGACGTGCAGCGCGCCGCCACGACGGTGCAGGGCGTGTACGCCGCGCCCGCGCTGCGGCACTACATCGTCAACATCGTGCGCGCTACCCGCACCCATCCAGAATTGCGACTGGGCGCCTCCCCGCGCGCGGGGTTGCACCTGCTGCGGGCGGCCCGCGCTGCTGCGGTCATGAGCGGGCGAGCACACGTGCTCCCCGACGACGTCCAGCAGTTGGCCGTCGCCGTGTTGGAACACCGGGTGCTGTTGGCGGCCCAGGGGCGGCTCTCGGGGCGAAGCCCGGCCGAGGTCATCGCGCAGGTGCTGGGCTCGACCCCGGTGCCCGCACTGCGATCGACCGCGGGTTGA
- a CDS encoding metal-dependent transcriptional regulator translates to MSVTSLSASSQNYLKAIWSLGEWSDQPITPSLVAARVGVRLSTASDAVRKLTDQGLLHHTPYGAVALTDQGRAHALMMVRRHRLIETFLVDVLGYRWDQVHEEAETLEHAVSEFLIERIDEHLGHPEHDPHGDPIPRADGTVTALEAITLTALGTGARARVARISDEDPGLLQFLAQVGIGVGTIIETRAGAPYSDSVEVVVNGQRMPLGRSASDAVWVTPDTPESPAPAGGDD, encoded by the coding sequence ATGTCCGTGACTTCGTTGTCGGCGAGCAGCCAGAACTACCTCAAGGCAATTTGGAGCTTGGGCGAGTGGTCTGATCAGCCGATCACACCCTCGCTGGTAGCCGCCCGGGTGGGGGTGCGGCTTTCGACAGCCTCAGACGCGGTGCGCAAGCTCACCGACCAGGGACTGCTGCACCACACCCCGTACGGCGCCGTAGCCCTGACCGATCAGGGGCGCGCACATGCACTGATGATGGTGCGTAGGCACCGGCTGATCGAGACCTTCCTCGTGGATGTGCTCGGGTATCGCTGGGATCAGGTGCACGAGGAAGCGGAGACCCTCGAGCACGCGGTCTCGGAGTTCCTCATCGAACGGATCGATGAGCACCTGGGGCATCCCGAGCACGACCCACACGGCGATCCGATCCCGCGCGCTGATGGCACGGTGACAGCCCTTGAGGCGATCACGCTGACCGCATTGGGCACTGGAGCGCGCGCTCGAGTGGCGCGCATCTCGGATGAGGACCCAGGCCTGCTGCAGTTCCTGGCGCAGGTAGGCATCGGGGTCGGCACCATCATCGAGACGCGCGCCGGGGCACCCTATTCAGACTCGGTCGAGGTCGTCGTCAACGGCCAACGGATGCCGCTTGGACGCTCAGCCAGCGACGCCGTGTGGGTGACGCCGGATACGCCGGAGAGCCCCGCTCCTGCCGGTGGCGACGACTGA